GAGGATGACGTAGCGGAAGCGCGTCGGCTCCAGGCCGAAATGCCGGTATTGTAGCGGGTCCAGCCCTTCGACGCGGCCTTCGCTGACCAGCAGCGTCATGCGCGGCGTTTCCAGCACGGCGCAGCGGCCGAGGTCCACCGGCATGCCGGTGAAGACCGGCCCTTCCACCGTGAAACGCCCCATGGCGAGGCTCTTCACCACGCCCGTCAGGCGCAGCGGGCGCAGCGGTTCCTTCAAGGCGGGCGAGGGCATCTTCCCGCCGATCTCGAGCGTCACGGTTGCGCCGATGCCGGCCGCGATCATCTGGGCGACCGCCTCGGGGTCGCGGATGGGTCCGGCCAGGATGCGGTCCAGCCCCTGGTGCAGCGCCTCCTCGATCACGGCCATGCTGTCCATCGGCGCGCCCGAATGGCAGTTATCCGCCGTGTCGGCGAGGATGACGGTGCCGTCGGTGATCGCCGCCGCGCGCGCGATGGCGCTCTCCAGCGGCTCCAGCACCTGGGTGAATTCCTCGCGCAGCGACCAGGCGAGGCCGCCCACGCGGGCCGCCGCCGCCGCCGCCTGGGCGCGATCCTTGTGGGCGGTCGCCACCACGGTCAGCGCGGTATCGGCCGTGTCGGCCAGCGGGAAGCCGGTGAAGACCGTGCAGCAGGGCAGGCCCGCGTCCTCTTCCGCGCGCGCCGCGGCAATCACGTGCGACATGGGCGGCTTGCTGGAGAGCCCGCGCACCATGTCCGGCAGCATGGGCACGCGGTGCAGCACGGTGACGGGATCGAGCCGCCCCTCCAGCACCTCCCGCAACAGCCGGCCAGCCAGGCGGCCGGTCTCGGGCATGTCGAGGTGCGGATAGGTGCGATAGCCCGGCATCACCGTGCAGTTCTCGACGAAGCGCGCCGTGATGTTGCCATGGCTGTCCAACGCCGCGCCGATCGGCAGGCCGGGCCGCACCTGGCGGATCCGGGCCAGCATCTCGCCCTCCCCATCCTCGTAATCCTCCGCAACCATGGCGCCGTGCAGGTCGAGCAGCATGGCGTCGCACTCCCGCGCCGCGGCACAGAGGATCTCGCTGATCCGCTCGAAGGCATCGCGCGAGACGGGCGCGCTTGGCAGCGCGCGGGCGGCGATGGGGATGGTGACCTTGGCGCCCATCGCCTCGGCCTCCGCCAGCAGGCCCGCCATGGCATAGCCGGAACGGCGATAGGTGCTGTGCGCCTCCTCTCCCGCCATCGGGCTGAAATCCTCCCAGCGCGTCGGCACGGGCGAGAAGGTGTTGGTCTCATGCTTGAACATGCCGACGGCGAGGCGAAGGCTCATGCGCGGCCTTCCTGCACGCGCGGTCGAAGGGGCTTCGGCATAACGGCATCCTTCTCCGAATGGTTCGGACAAGTAGGGAAGCCCCTCCCCCCGCCCCACGCAAGCGCGAAGCGTGGACAAACGCACAAGTTCGGTCACATTCGGCGGTGGAGGAACCAACCCATGAAGCGCCGCGCCGCCCTAGCCCTGCTCGCGACACCCGCCCTGGCACAGGCGCAGGCCGCTTGGCCGCAGCGGCCCGTCCGGATCATCGTCCCCTTCCCGCCCGGTGGGTCGAATGACGTGATCGCGCGGCCCCTGGCCGAAAAGCTCCAGCAGCGCCTGGGCCAGCCGGTGGTGATCGAGAACCGGCCCGGCGCCGGGGGCGCCATCGGCGCCGCCCAGGTCGCGCAGGCGGCAGCGGATGGGCATACGCTGATGGTAACGAGCAGCAGCTTCGCCGCCTCCGCCGTGGTGCAGCGCACGCCCTATGACGCGGTGACGAGCTTCGAACCCGTGGCGCGCCTCGCCGTCGCACCTTTCCTCGTGCTGACCAACCTCAACTTCCCGCCGCGCGACATCGCTGGCCTCATCGCCTATGCGAAAGCAAATCCGGGGCGCGTGGATTTCGGCAGTTCGGGCCCCGGCGGCATCAACCACTTCGTCACCGAATACTTCGCGCTGCGTGCCGGGCTGCGGCTGAACCACGTGCCGTATCGCGGCATGCCGCCCGCCGTGACCGACCTCGTCGCCGGCCATATCCAGATGCTGATCACGACGATGGCCAGCGCCTCCGCCCCCATCCGGGACCAGCGCGTCCGGCTGCTCGCCTATGCCGGCCCCGGCGCACCTGCCAGCAGCCCGCCCGCCCCCACGGTGCGCGCGGCGACCGGCCTCGACTACGAGGCCACCATCTGGTGGGCGCTCTTCGCACCGCGCGGCCTACCGGCAGAGGTGACGCGCATCCTCAACGCCGCCGTGGTGGCGAGCCTCGCCGAACCCGACGTGGCCCGTATCTATGAGGCGGAAGGCGCGACACCCGCCCCGTCCAGCCCCGCCGAATTCGCCGAGATCCTGCGCGCCGACATCGCCCGCTTCCGCGAAGTGGCGCAGGCCGCGAACATCCGCGCGGAGTGAGGGCGATGCGCCGCCGCACCCTGCTCGCCGCGGGCACGCTGTTCGCGCCCCCGGCACTCGCCCAGCCGCGCACGCTGCGCCTCGTCGTCCCCTATCCGCCGGGCGGCAGCGCCGATGTGCTGGCACGCGCCATCGCCGAGCAGATCACGGCCATGGGCGGGCGCAGCGCCATCGTGGAGAACCGCGCTGGCGCCTCGGGCACCATCGGCGCGCTCTCCGTGGCACGGGCGGCGCCTGATGGCACGACGATCCTTCAGGCCGATGGCTCGCCCATGTCCATCCTTCTGGAAGCCGGGCGCACGCAGTATCGCGCCGAGGATTTCGCACCCCTCATGCGCCTCGCCACATCGCCCTTCGTGCTGGCGACGCGCCCCAATGGGCCGCTGCGGACCCTGGCCGATGTGATCGCCGCTGCCCGCGCCGCCCCGGGCCGCATCACCTATGCCACGCCCGGCGTGATGAGCTTCGCCCATGTGGTGGCCGAGCGCTTCGCCGCCGCCGCCGGGATCGAGCTGCTGCACGTGCCTTTCCAGGGCACCGGCCCCGCCACCAGCGCCGTGCTCGGCGGCCAGGTGGAGCTGATCCCCGTCCCGCCCGGCCAGGTGCTGGACCAGGGCGGCGGCGCGATCTTCCGCCCCATCGCCATCACGACAGAGGCGCGGCACCTGAGCCTGCCCGAGACACCAACCTTCCGCGAGGCGGGCGTGGACCTGGTCTTCCTCGGCTGGCGCGGCATGTTCCTCCCCGCCGTCACGCCGCCAGAGGCACTGGTGGCGCTGGAGCAGATGCTGACACAGGCCATGGCCGGCCCCATCGTCACAGCGGCCATGCAGCGCCTGGGCGAGGCGCCGGCGCCGCTCGGCCCGCGCGACTTCACCCGGTTCTGGGCGGAGGACCGGGCTGCCATCCGCGCCATCCTGCCGCGGCTGCCCCGCGAGTAGCGGCGCGGTTCCACCGGCGGCGCAACCGGCCTATCATGCTGCGCATCTGGCCCGTTCAGGATCTTCGTCGCATGTCGCTCGTCAAAACCTCGGCCCGCATCTTCCAGCCGCCGCGCTCGGCCATGCA
This region of Sediminicoccus rosea genomic DNA includes:
- a CDS encoding tripartite tricarboxylate transporter substrate binding protein; the protein is MRRRTLLAAGTLFAPPALAQPRTLRLVVPYPPGGSADVLARAIAEQITAMGGRSAIVENRAGASGTIGALSVARAAPDGTTILQADGSPMSILLEAGRTQYRAEDFAPLMRLATSPFVLATRPNGPLRTLADVIAAARAAPGRITYATPGVMSFAHVVAERFAAAAGIELLHVPFQGTGPATSAVLGGQVELIPVPPGQVLDQGGGAIFRPIAITTEARHLSLPETPTFREAGVDLVFLGWRGMFLPAVTPPEALVALEQMLTQAMAGPIVTAAMQRLGEAPAPLGPRDFTRFWAEDRAAIRAILPRLPRE
- a CDS encoding M81 family metallopeptidase, with the protein product MSLRLAVGMFKHETNTFSPVPTRWEDFSPMAGEEAHSTYRRSGYAMAGLLAEAEAMGAKVTIPIAARALPSAPVSRDAFERISEILCAAARECDAMLLDLHGAMVAEDYEDGEGEMLARIRQVRPGLPIGAALDSHGNITARFVENCTVMPGYRTYPHLDMPETGRLAGRLLREVLEGRLDPVTVLHRVPMLPDMVRGLSSKPPMSHVIAAARAEEDAGLPCCTVFTGFPLADTADTALTVVATAHKDRAQAAAAAARVGGLAWSLREEFTQVLEPLESAIARAAAITDGTVILADTADNCHSGAPMDSMAVIEEALHQGLDRILAGPIRDPEAVAQMIAAGIGATVTLEIGGKMPSPALKEPLRPLRLTGVVKSLAMGRFTVEGPVFTGMPVDLGRCAVLETPRMTLLVSEGRVEGLDPLQYRHFGLEPTRFRYVILKAKTNHIPAFGPLAVADIACHGPGVASLDFAQFDWRRVRRPIFPLDRSNA
- a CDS encoding Bug family tripartite tricarboxylate transporter substrate binding protein: MKRRAALALLATPALAQAQAAWPQRPVRIIVPFPPGGSNDVIARPLAEKLQQRLGQPVVIENRPGAGGAIGAAQVAQAAADGHTLMVTSSSFAASAVVQRTPYDAVTSFEPVARLAVAPFLVLTNLNFPPRDIAGLIAYAKANPGRVDFGSSGPGGINHFVTEYFALRAGLRLNHVPYRGMPPAVTDLVAGHIQMLITTMASASAPIRDQRVRLLAYAGPGAPASSPPAPTVRAATGLDYEATIWWALFAPRGLPAEVTRILNAAVVASLAEPDVARIYEAEGATPAPSSPAEFAEILRADIARFREVAQAANIRAE